The following are from one region of the Sorghum bicolor cultivar BTx623 chromosome 2, Sorghum_bicolor_NCBIv3, whole genome shotgun sequence genome:
- the LOC8059865 gene encoding protein TsetseEP, producing MRSALLSLCFHLALAITMAGSVLDLAHSRVIDINPPQPRPIPHRKPKPTPRPDPKPDPKPTPQPQPEPTPRPDPEPKPKPIPQPEPIPTPQPDPTPEPEPKPTPQPDPEPGPKPLPHPEPLPTPEPLPNPQLEPEPNPLPQPKPLPTPEPLPNPQPDPEPEPKPLPQPEPLPTPEPLPNPQPDPEPEPKPWPQPEPLPTPEPLPNPQPDPEPKPKPWPQPEPLPTPQPLPNPEPEPTP from the coding sequence ATGAGGTCCGCCCTCCTGTCACTATGTTTCCACTTAGCCTTAGCCATTACAATGGCTGGAAGTGTTCTTGATCTTGCGCATAGTAGGGTGATTGACATAAATCCACCACAACCTAGGCCAATACCGCACCGTAAACCAAAACCCACGCCACGACCAGACCCAAAGCCAGATCCCAAGCCAACACCACAGCCTCAACCAGAACCCACACCACGGCCGGACCCAGAGCCAAAACCCAAACCAATACCACAACCTGAACCCATACCTACACCACAACCAGATCCAACTCCAGAACCAGAGCCAAAGCCAACACCACAGCCAGACCCAGAGCCAGGACCTAAGCCATTACCACACCCGGAACCCTTACCCACACCAGAACCACTTCCAAATCCACAACTAGAGCCAGAACCCAACCCATTGCCACAGCCTAAACCCTTACCCACACCAGAACCACTTCCAAATCCACAACCAGACCCAGAGCCAGAACCCAAGCCATTGCCACAACCTGAACCCTTACCCACACCAGAACCACTTCCAAATCCACAACCAGACCCAGAGCCAGAACCCAAGCCATGGCCACAGCCTGAACCCTTACCCACACCAGAACCACTTCCAAATCCACAACCAGACCCAGAGCCAAAACCTAAGCCATGGCCACAGCCTGAACCCTTACCCACACCACAACCACTTCCAAATCCTGAACCTGAACCAACACCATAG
- the LOC110432323 gene encoding uncharacterized protein LOC110432323, whose product MPPPRPPPPLVDDLVEEVLLRFPPKDPAALVRAALVCKRWRRLISDPRFRRRFREFHRTPPMLGMFCSGCSLVYRRFVATTAFRAHHAERGYRRALDARHGRVLLLGEGGTLFVWDPITGEERKVPSPRLPPQYTMSLTWTAAVLCSSASASGCDHLDCHHGPFIVVVVRSLLGAAGVVETLICTYSSDAAAWSEPTRGQGPSYLRGLVDPRMRSVLVGNAFYFGILKERAALKYNLQLHQMSWIQLPPSVPLRRQILLTTTEDGGLGLATEHESKLYVWSRKDADDVDARWEQSRVTELKMLLPVDADFTSLYAVGSTDDLGIIFMRAGNAVYAIDLKTYKGKKVCEGKINTIVPYMCFYTPGTMQVLL is encoded by the exons ATGCCGCCGCCTCGTCCTCCACCGCCGCTGGTGGATGATCTCGTGGAGGAGGTGCTCCTCCGCTTCCCGCCCAAGGACCCCGCGGCGCTCGTGCGCGCCGCGCTCGTCTGCAAGCGCTGGCGCCGCCTCATCTCTGACCCCAGATTCCGCCGCCGCTTCCGCGAGTTCCACCGCACCCCGCCGATGCTGGGGATGTTCTGCAGCGGCTGCAGCCTCGTGTACCGCCGGTTCGTGGCTACGACCGCCTTCCGCGCGCATCATGCCGAGCGTGGCTACAGGCGCGCGCTGGACGCCCGCCACGGCCGTGTCCTCCTTCTTGGGGAAGGCGGGACCCTCTTCGTCTGGGACCCCATCACAGGCGAGGAGCGGAAGGTGCCCTCTCCGCGGTTGCCGCCGCAGTACACCATGTCGTTGACCTGGACCGCAGCGGTTCTCTGTTCCTCCGCCAGCGCCAGCGGCTGCGATCACCTTGATTGCCACCACGGACCTTTCATCGTGGTTGTTGTGCGCTCTCTTTTGGGGGCTGCTGGTGTAGTGGAGACCTTAATCTGCACCTACTCATCTGATGCTGCTGCCTGGAGTGAGCCAACCCGCGGTCAGGGACCTAGTTACCTCCGAGGACTCGTCGATCCTAGGATGAGGAGTGTGCTTGTGGGGAATGCGTTCTACTTTGGCATCCTGAAGGAAAGGGCAGCTCTCAAGTACAACCTGCAATTGCACCAAATGTCATGGATTCAACTACCACCTTCAGTGCCCCTTCGTCGGCAGATTCTGCTCACAACAACGGAGGATGGTGGACTGGGGCTCGCCACTGAACACGAGTCCAAGCTCTATGTCTGGTCGAGGAAGGATGCAGATGATGTAGATGCAAGATGGGAACAAAGCAGAGTCACTGAGCTTAAGATGCTGCTCCCTGTTGATGCTGACTTCACCTCACTTTATGCGGTTGGCTCCACGGATGATCTTggtatcattttcatgagagcaGGCAATGCGGTCTACGCAATTGATCTCAAGACCTATAAGGGAAAGAAGGTATGCGAGGGCAAAATCAACACCATTGTTCCGTACATGTGCTTCTACACTCCAG GGACTATGCAGGTGTTGCTGTGA
- the LOC8084263 gene encoding uncharacterized protein LOC8084263, whose amino-acid sequence MKKFRCSCEALEQWGSGQHSNGFDVTGNFEKVFGFWSELNKASVSNGEEIQGLRKLGRSEFRTGLHLHHGPSSAVFFFVTRLPLVRVVAFPQNHPQQQTLAPPPPPASEFAQASAMPPPRPPPPLVDDLVEEVLLRFPPKDPAALVRAALVCKRWRRLVSGPGFRRRFSEFHRTPPMLGMFCNGELIRVSDFVPTTTFRPHHAERRHRRALDARHGRVLFHGEGRGLSVWDPITDEEWKLPFPPEYAGPSMSWTAMVLCSAAAGAGGCDHLDCHSRPFIVVFVASSVSKDPDAVVTFIYTYSSNAAAWSEPTYSQQPACFVNPWIRSALVGNTLYFGHMLKSSTALKYNMQLRQMSWIQVPSIWPFGRLSALTTTEDGGLRFAVEQDCKLYIWSTKDADEVDTRWEQNGIIELNTLLPLDADLTKLDTVGFMDDLCTIFVSVDDAAYAIDLKTYKAKKVYKGAVDTIVPYVSFYTPALEADGTAEGPSAGGSSA is encoded by the exons ATGAAAAAGTTTAGGTGCTCGTGTGAGGCTCTGGAGCAATGGGGATCTGGGCAGCATAGTAATG gattcgatgtgacggggaattttgaaaaagtttttggtttttggagtgaactaaacaaggcctcagtgtcCAATGGAGAGGAGATACAGGGGTTGCGCAAGCTGGGCCGATCTGAGTTTCGAACGGGCCTACACCTCCACCACGGCCCATCATCAGCCGTCTTTTTTTTTGTGACTCGTCTTCCCCTGGTTCGTGTCGTGGCATTTCCCCAaaaccacccgcagcagcaaaccctcgctccgccgccgccgccggcttcgGAGTTCGCCCAAGCAAGCGCCATGCCGCCGCCTCGTCCTCCACCGCCGCTGGTGGATGATCTCGTGGAGGAGGTGCTCCTCCGCTTCCCGCCCAAGGACCCCGCGGCGCTCGTGCGCGCCGCGCTCGTCTGCAAGCGCTGGCGCCGCCTCGTCTCCGGCCCCGGCTTCCGCCGCCGCTTCAGCGAGTTCCACCGCACGCCGCCGATGCTGGGTATGTTCTGCAACGGAGAGCTCATCCGCGTGTCGGACTTCGTGCCCACGACCACCTTCCGCCCGCATCATGCCGAGCGGCGCCACAGGCGCGCGCTGGATGCCCGCCACGGCCGTGTCCTCTTCCATGGGGAAGGCAGGGGCCTTAGCGTCTGGGACCCCATCACGGACGAGGAGTGGAAGCTGCCCTTCCCGCCAGAGTACGCGGGGCCGTCGATGAGCTGGACCGCCATGGTTCTCTGCTCCGCTGCTGCCGGCGCGGGCGGCTGTGATCACCTTGATTGCCACAGTCGACCCTTCATCGTGGTTTTTGTGGCCTCCTCTGTTTCCAAGGATCCTGATGCAGTGGTGACCTTTATCTACACCTACTCATCTAATGCCGCTGCCTGGAGTGAGCCAACCTACAGCCAGCAACCTGCCTGCTTTGTCAATCCCTGGATAAGGAGTGCGCTTGTGGGGAATACACTCTATTTTGGGCATATGTTAAAAAGCAGCACAGCTCTCAAGTACAACATGCAATTGCGCCAAATGTCATGGATTCAAGTACCATCGATATGGCCTTTTGGTCGCCTGTCTGCTCTCACAACAACAGAGGATGGGGGACTGCGGTTCGCTGTTGAACAAGACTGCAAACTCTACATCTGGTCAACGAAGGATGCTGATGAAGTAGATACTAGATGGGAACAAAACGGAATCATTGAGCTTAACACTTTGCTCCCTCTTGATGCCGACTTAACCAAACTAGATACGGTTGGCTTCATGGATGATCTCTGTACCATTTTCGTGAGCGTGGATGATGCAGCCTACGCAATTGATCTGAAGACCTATAAGGCGAAGAAGGTGTACAAGGGCGCAGTCGACACCATTGTTCCGTACGTGAGCTTCTACACGCCAG CACTGGAAGCAGATGGTACAGCTGAAGGACCAAGTGCTGGTGGCTCAAGTGCATGA
- the LOC8084264 gene encoding uncharacterized protein LOC8084264: MANAASSASSPGAGPSTSSSSPQAGGGGGGGTPRQRQGRPVRAGSDPLLIVCGCFSVVTAATALLCVAVNVVSAVQSFRAGSDIFGGIFRCYAVVFSLFVAVLETEWGFIIRFWKIFEYWPARGMLQIFVAVMTKAYPSIERNDLILLQEIASYMLLACGAVYVISGILCIGVLKRSRQQKATSREQAVKDLHELEKRREELEALLLAERSELV; this comes from the exons ATGGCGAATGCGGCCTCCTCCGCGTCGTCGCCGGGGGCCGGGCCCTCCACCTCCTCGTCCTCGCCGCAGGCCGGCGGAGGCGGGGGCGGAGGCACGCCGCGGCAGCGGCAGGGCCGGCCCGTGCGCGCGGGCTCCGACCCGCTCCTCATCGTCTGCGGCTGCTTCAGCGTCGTCACGGCCGCCACCGCGCTCCTCTGCGTCGCCGTCAACGTCGTCTCGGCAGTCCAGTCGTTCCGCGCCGGCTCCGAC ATATTCGGGGGCATATTCCGATGCTACGCCGTCGTCTTCTCGCTCTTCGTCGCCGTCCTCGAGACCGAGTGGGGGTTCATCATCCGCTTCTGGAAG ATATTTGAATACTGGCCTGCACGGGGAATGCTCCAGATCTT TGTTGCTGTCATGACGAAGGCATACCCAAGTATTGAAAGGAATGATCTGATTTTGCTCCAGGAGATTGCTAGCTACATGCTTCTTGCATGTGGAGCTGTCTATGTGATCTCG GGGATATTGTGCATTGGTGTGCTAAAACGTTCTAGGCAGCAGAAAGCGACATCACGGGAGCAAGCAGTCAAGGATTTGCAT